In a genomic window of Glycine max cultivar Williams 82 chromosome 13, Glycine_max_v4.0, whole genome shotgun sequence:
- the LOC100794833 gene encoding uncharacterized protein isoform X3 produces MSVERSFEAWEEVQRHGQDLADRLAQGFSGLIHTHMSPPQFAWPNPPTSKLFDLEFPSQSFGKRDFALATQEYGINGVSAIFNIGNRIGQAGADFGASLNGLVQQFFRSLPVPVPFKHEESSVRVEGGDKGWQRGGVVVAVQEDLGLLSERLKNHGFAESVSSGGSAEEEGGGGFNLGSIGLLGRRQGIINFTSTYDSRTQEVEGSLVARGDLWRVEASHGGSTSGNENSSLFLVQLGPLLFIRDSTLLLPVHLSKQHLLWYGYDRKNGMHSLCPAVWSKHRRWLLMSMLCLNPVACSFVDLQFPNGQLTYVSGEGLSTSAFLPVCGGLLQAQGQYPGEMRFSFSCKNKWGTRITPMVQWPDKSFSLGLAQALAWKRSGLMVRPSVQFRKSYWPCKLC; encoded by the exons atgtctGTGGAAAGGTCGTTTGAGGCATGGGAAGAGGTGCAGCGTCACGGGCAGGACCTGGCTGACCGGCTTGCCCAGGGTTTCAGCGGTTTGATTCATACGCATATGAGCCCTCCGCAGTTCGCGTGGCCGAACCCTCCGACATCGAAGCTCTTCGATCTGGAGTTCCCTTCGCAGAGCTTTGGGAAGAGGGATTTCGCTTTGGCGACCCAGGAGTATGGGATTAATGGCGTGTCCGCCATTTTCAATATTGGGAACCGGATCGGGCAGGCCGGGGCGGATTTCGGTGCCAGCTTGAACGGGCTGGTTCAGCAGTTTTTCCGGTCGTTGCCGGTGCCGGTGCCATTCAAGCACGAGGAGAGTTCGGTGAGGGTGGAGGGTGGGGATAAGGGGTGGCAGAGAGGAGGGGTTGTGGTTGCTGTGCAGGAGGATTTGGGGTTGCTTAGTGAGAGGTTGAAGAATCATGGGTTTGCTGAGAGTGTTAGCAGCGGCGGAAGCGCGGAGGAAGAGGGTGGTGGAGGGTTTAACCTTGGGTCTATTGGTCTTCTGGGTAGGAGACAG GGGATCATAAATTTTACGTCAACTTATGATAGCAGAACTCAAGAAGTGGAAGGTTCTTTAGTTGCAAGGGGAGATTTGTGGAGAGTAGAGGCATCTCATGGCGGTTCTACGTCTGGAAATGAAAATTCATCTCTTTTCCTGGTTCAGCTTGGACCTCTTCTCTTTATCCGTGATTCAACTCTCCTCTTGCCTGTTCATTTGTCAAAGCAGCACTTGCTGTGGTATGGCTATGATAGAAAG AATGGAATGCATTCTCTTTGTCCAGCAGTGTGGTCAAAACACAGAAGGTGGCTGTTAATGTCCATGCTTTGCCTGAATCCCGTAGCTTGT TCATTTGTGGATCTTCAATTCCCTAATGGGCAACTAACCTACGTATCTGGTGAGGGTCTAAGTACCAGTGCTTTCCTACCTGTTTGTGGAGGTCTTCTTCAAGCTCAGGGTCAATATCCTGGGGAAATGAGATTCAGCTTTTCATGCAAG AATAAGTGGGGAACAAGAATCACACCAATGGTGCAATGGCCTGACAAATCGTTTTCTTTGGGTCTTGCTCAAGCCTTGGCCTGGAAGCGATCTGGTCTCATGGTGAGGCCATCCGTTCAATTCAG AAAAAGCTATTGGCCCTGCAAATTATGCTAG
- the LOC100794833 gene encoding uncharacterized protein isoform X1: MSVERSFEAWEEVQRHGQDLADRLAQGFSGLIHTHMSPPQFAWPNPPTSKLFDLEFPSQSFGKRDFALATQEYGINGVSAIFNIGNRIGQAGADFGASLNGLVQQFFRSLPVPVPFKHEESSVRVEGGDKGWQRGGVVVAVQEDLGLLSERLKNHGFAESVSSGGSAEEEGGGGFNLGSIGLLGRRQGIINFTSTYDSRTQEVEGSLVARGDLWRVEASHGGSTSGNENSSLFLVQLGPLLFIRDSTLLLPVHLSKQHLLWYGYDRKNGMHSLCPAVWSKHRRWLLMSMLCLNPVACSFVDLQFPNGQLTYVSGEGLSTSAFLPVCGGLLQAQGQYPGEMRFSFSCKNKWGTRITPMVQWPDKSFSLGLAQALAWKRSGLMVRPSVQFSVCPTVGGSNPGLRAELIHSVKEKLNLICGCAFMTYPSAFASVSIGRSKWNGNVGNSGLVLRVDVPLSTVGRPSFSIQINSGIEF; this comes from the exons atgtctGTGGAAAGGTCGTTTGAGGCATGGGAAGAGGTGCAGCGTCACGGGCAGGACCTGGCTGACCGGCTTGCCCAGGGTTTCAGCGGTTTGATTCATACGCATATGAGCCCTCCGCAGTTCGCGTGGCCGAACCCTCCGACATCGAAGCTCTTCGATCTGGAGTTCCCTTCGCAGAGCTTTGGGAAGAGGGATTTCGCTTTGGCGACCCAGGAGTATGGGATTAATGGCGTGTCCGCCATTTTCAATATTGGGAACCGGATCGGGCAGGCCGGGGCGGATTTCGGTGCCAGCTTGAACGGGCTGGTTCAGCAGTTTTTCCGGTCGTTGCCGGTGCCGGTGCCATTCAAGCACGAGGAGAGTTCGGTGAGGGTGGAGGGTGGGGATAAGGGGTGGCAGAGAGGAGGGGTTGTGGTTGCTGTGCAGGAGGATTTGGGGTTGCTTAGTGAGAGGTTGAAGAATCATGGGTTTGCTGAGAGTGTTAGCAGCGGCGGAAGCGCGGAGGAAGAGGGTGGTGGAGGGTTTAACCTTGGGTCTATTGGTCTTCTGGGTAGGAGACAG GGGATCATAAATTTTACGTCAACTTATGATAGCAGAACTCAAGAAGTGGAAGGTTCTTTAGTTGCAAGGGGAGATTTGTGGAGAGTAGAGGCATCTCATGGCGGTTCTACGTCTGGAAATGAAAATTCATCTCTTTTCCTGGTTCAGCTTGGACCTCTTCTCTTTATCCGTGATTCAACTCTCCTCTTGCCTGTTCATTTGTCAAAGCAGCACTTGCTGTGGTATGGCTATGATAGAAAG AATGGAATGCATTCTCTTTGTCCAGCAGTGTGGTCAAAACACAGAAGGTGGCTGTTAATGTCCATGCTTTGCCTGAATCCCGTAGCTTGT TCATTTGTGGATCTTCAATTCCCTAATGGGCAACTAACCTACGTATCTGGTGAGGGTCTAAGTACCAGTGCTTTCCTACCTGTTTGTGGAGGTCTTCTTCAAGCTCAGGGTCAATATCCTGGGGAAATGAGATTCAGCTTTTCATGCAAG AATAAGTGGGGAACAAGAATCACACCAATGGTGCAATGGCCTGACAAATCGTTTTCTTTGGGTCTTGCTCAAGCCTTGGCCTGGAAGCGATCTGGTCTCATGGTGAGGCCATCCGTTCAATTCAG TGTGTGTCCTACTGTTGGTGGAAGCAATCCAGGGTTGCGGGCAGAACTTATTCATTCAGTTAAAGAGAAACTTAATCTAATTTGTGGATGCGCTTTCATGACATATCCTTCTGCATTTGCTTCTGTATCT ATTGGCAGATCAAAGTGGAATGGAAATGTTGGGAACTCGGGTCTGGTTCTAAGAGTTGATGTTCCTCTCTCCACCGTTGGGCgcccttccttctccattcagATAAATAGTGGCATTGAGTTTTGA
- the LOC100794833 gene encoding uncharacterized protein isoform X2, producing MSVERSFEAWEEVQRHGQDLADRLAQGFSGLIHTHMSPPQFAWPNPPTSKLFDLEFPSQSFGKRDFALATQEYGINGVSAIFNIGNRIGQAGADFGASLNGLVQQFFRSLPVPVPFKHEESSVRVEGGDKGWQRGGVVVAVQEDLGLLSERLKNHGFAESVSSGGSAEEEGGGGFNLGSIGLLGRRQGIINFTSTYDSRTQEVEGSLVARGDLWRVEASHGGSTSGNENSSLFLVQLGPLLFIRDSTLLLPVHLSKQHLLWYGYDRKSFVDLQFPNGQLTYVSGEGLSTSAFLPVCGGLLQAQGQYPGEMRFSFSCKNKWGTRITPMVQWPDKSFSLGLAQALAWKRSGLMVRPSVQFSVCPTVGGSNPGLRAELIHSVKEKLNLICGCAFMTYPSAFASVSIGRSKWNGNVGNSGLVLRVDVPLSTVGRPSFSIQINSGIEF from the exons atgtctGTGGAAAGGTCGTTTGAGGCATGGGAAGAGGTGCAGCGTCACGGGCAGGACCTGGCTGACCGGCTTGCCCAGGGTTTCAGCGGTTTGATTCATACGCATATGAGCCCTCCGCAGTTCGCGTGGCCGAACCCTCCGACATCGAAGCTCTTCGATCTGGAGTTCCCTTCGCAGAGCTTTGGGAAGAGGGATTTCGCTTTGGCGACCCAGGAGTATGGGATTAATGGCGTGTCCGCCATTTTCAATATTGGGAACCGGATCGGGCAGGCCGGGGCGGATTTCGGTGCCAGCTTGAACGGGCTGGTTCAGCAGTTTTTCCGGTCGTTGCCGGTGCCGGTGCCATTCAAGCACGAGGAGAGTTCGGTGAGGGTGGAGGGTGGGGATAAGGGGTGGCAGAGAGGAGGGGTTGTGGTTGCTGTGCAGGAGGATTTGGGGTTGCTTAGTGAGAGGTTGAAGAATCATGGGTTTGCTGAGAGTGTTAGCAGCGGCGGAAGCGCGGAGGAAGAGGGTGGTGGAGGGTTTAACCTTGGGTCTATTGGTCTTCTGGGTAGGAGACAG GGGATCATAAATTTTACGTCAACTTATGATAGCAGAACTCAAGAAGTGGAAGGTTCTTTAGTTGCAAGGGGAGATTTGTGGAGAGTAGAGGCATCTCATGGCGGTTCTACGTCTGGAAATGAAAATTCATCTCTTTTCCTGGTTCAGCTTGGACCTCTTCTCTTTATCCGTGATTCAACTCTCCTCTTGCCTGTTCATTTGTCAAAGCAGCACTTGCTGTGGTATGGCTATGATAGAAAG TCATTTGTGGATCTTCAATTCCCTAATGGGCAACTAACCTACGTATCTGGTGAGGGTCTAAGTACCAGTGCTTTCCTACCTGTTTGTGGAGGTCTTCTTCAAGCTCAGGGTCAATATCCTGGGGAAATGAGATTCAGCTTTTCATGCAAG AATAAGTGGGGAACAAGAATCACACCAATGGTGCAATGGCCTGACAAATCGTTTTCTTTGGGTCTTGCTCAAGCCTTGGCCTGGAAGCGATCTGGTCTCATGGTGAGGCCATCCGTTCAATTCAG TGTGTGTCCTACTGTTGGTGGAAGCAATCCAGGGTTGCGGGCAGAACTTATTCATTCAGTTAAAGAGAAACTTAATCTAATTTGTGGATGCGCTTTCATGACATATCCTTCTGCATTTGCTTCTGTATCT ATTGGCAGATCAAAGTGGAATGGAAATGTTGGGAACTCGGGTCTGGTTCTAAGAGTTGATGTTCCTCTCTCCACCGTTGGGCgcccttccttctccattcagATAAATAGTGGCATTGAGTTTTGA